TATAACAATTCAAAAGAGTCGGTTTTATCCAATCCCGTAATAGTTGCAAGATGAGTAAATCCTAATTTTTCTTTTAGCATACTGATTGCTTCGCATAAATTATTTTTATCTACTTTAAAGAATATTCGCCTTGGAGAAGGATTTGTTATTTCCAATACTTTATCTTTTAAGTTTTCTTTTATCGCAGCAATAATCTTTTCTTCGTTCATTTTCACCTCAATTATAATGACCCTAATAATTTTACGACACCGTCTATAAACGCATCCGGTCTAACCGGGCAGCCCGGGATATACGCATTTACCGGGATAACCTGGTCTATTCCGCCGATTACATTATAACATCCCCTATACACACAACCGGACATTGCGCAGGCACCAACGGCAACGACGAATTTTGGGTCAGGAACCTGTTCGTATACACGGATTATCCTGTCTTTGGTTTGTCTTGTTACTGGTCCCGTGCAAATTATTACATCTGCATGACGGGGTGTTCCCTTGAGTTGAACTCCAAATCTTTCAAGGTCAAATCTCGGCATAAGAGCTGCCAACACTTCTATATCACAGGCATTACAAGCGCCCGTATTTAAATGTAACACCCACGGCGATTTTTTTCGTGACCAACGCACTAATTGAGCAAGCATCTTATCTCCTTATAATTAACGCTAATAC
The nucleotide sequence above comes from bacterium. Encoded proteins:
- the nuoB gene encoding NADH-quinone oxidoreductase subunit NuoB, giving the protein MLAQLVRWSRKKSPWVLHLNTGACNACDIEVLAALMPRFDLERFGVQLKGTPRHADVIICTGPVTRQTKDRIIRVYEQVPDPKFVVAVGACAMSGCVYRGCYNVIGGIDQVIPVNAYIPGCPVRPDAFIDGVVKLLGSL